Genomic window (Fibrobacter sp. UWH6):
GCGCAAGGCCGAAGACCAGGCGACCCTTCCCATGAATGCAGACCCAGCCAAGGTAACGGAACTGGACGAGTTTGACGACCGCGCCGAAGACCTGGCCCTTCATGATTATTTTTCGGCCTGGAAGCCTTGCCCCTTCTCGAATCCGGTGGGGGACTGCATGGCCTACAAGATCCGCCCTGTTTCTTGCCGCATGTACTTTAGCGAAACAGACCCGCAATTCTGTACGCCGGAACATTTGCAGAAACCCGAAAACGACAGCTATATCGTCTACCTGCCCGACAGCATCGAAGATGCGGTGTACCGCGTTTCGGAGCATTACGCCCTGCTGGACCTGCCCGAAAGCTATTTTGGCGGTCTGTTGGCTGTAAACAAGTACGAAGGTGTCATGAGCAATACCGACGGAGGCGAAGTCGTCGGATGAGTTTTTCGGATTTTGTACACGAAATCCAGATGGACCTTTTTGGTGCGCCTCCTAAACCAAAGGAGAGCGATAAGCCCAAGGTTCCCAATTCCGTTTCACAGAACGGATTGGTGGGTTTTAAGTACAGTAACTTCATGAAGAAGAGCATCCGCTGTAGGGGCGGAGTACTGTTTGGCCACCCCGAGGTGATTTTCCCGGCCTACATGAAGTCTGATGAATTTGCGCAGGCCCGCGAACTGGCAGCAGAATGGGCTGAACACGCCACCAAGCGCAAGACACAGAAGAACAAGGAAGTGACCAAGGAACTGGTGACCCGTTTCTGGACGCTGGTAGACCAGATTCTTGCCGACAAGGGGGAGGCACCCCTGGCAACCCGCCACAAGCTTCCGCCCATGAAACCCAAGGGCAAATATCACGACCTGACAAATATTTTGTCTGCAATCAACAATACCTATTTCGAAAACAAGCTGACATGCCGCATTACCTGGAGCAATAGGGTAGGGGGTCTCAGTTTTCATTCGGTACGCAAGGACCCTGTAACCGGCGAAGACTTCAACCTGATCAGCATCAGCAAAGGCTACGATGCAGCCAACTGCCCGGAATACGCCGTGGCCGGTGTGGTGTACCACGAATGCCTTCATATTGCAATTCCGCCCGAAGTAAAGAACGGCCGCCGCATTGTACACGGCCGCGCCTTCCGCAAGCAGGAACGCCTATACCTGTACTACGCCGAATGGATCAAGTGGCATAAGGAAGTGCTTCCTAAAAACATCCGCGACATGCGCCGTCATAAGGAATTATAAGGAACTATAAAAAAAGACCAGCAGAAGCTGGTCTTTTTTGACGCTATAAGAAATATTACCTTGTCGGATACCACTGAGTTATATTATCGAAATCAGGTACTGTAAATCCGCCATTTACACCAGAACATTGATTAGAACTTCCAATTTCATAAATGCTGAAATAACCTTCTTTACCCAAAGCATCCGAATAGGTTAAATCAATACTTTTAACCATCTTCAAAGCATTGTTCATATCAGGAAATGTTTCTGTTGGAGAAAAATGAATGTCACCAATTACATTTTCATAGGAAGACATAAAATCATTCCAGGTAAAGACTAATGTTTTAAGAGAATCATTTCTTGTCTTAGGCAGTAACGCAACAGGCCTTTCATAAGAATAAGGTTCGCCTCCACTGTTATCAATAATATCTATCTTAAGGTATGCAGTATCGGTACTTGTATAGGTGATACAAATTCCGTCCCACGAGGAAATGTCTTTCCCTACAGAAAAGGCAACTTCGTTATAAGGAAAGTAATCGACTTCGCTGTCTTGTTTATATTCAGCCTCAAATCCATACCGCCCGACTACGGCTTTGTACTCGGAAACAACTGCATCTAGAGTTCCAGACTCTTCATTGTTTTTACTAGTTTTGATTTCAAAATCTACTGGCCACGTAAATACGGGGTCCTGAGAGTATAATCCAACAACTCCTTCGTTGTGTGCTTCGCTACCGTTCCAATAGAAACACTTTTCTGTATTTTTATTATTGCAACGTGTCTCTATATTGTTATCGAAGTTGCAGAACTCTGTAAGAGGGGAGAAAGTCTTGTTGTTGCACAAATTGTAAATTTTTCCATCTTCGCCGCAGAATTCAGACTGGTCGTTATATTCTTCACCGCCACATTTTTCACGAGGTTCGCCCTTTGAATCACAAAATTGTTCATCCGGGTTATAGGTTTTCGTTTCGCTACAAGCATATACCTTGGGGCCGACAATATTATCCACTTTTTTTAGCGTAGTAATCTCGTAAACCTGGTAATTATATGATTCTTGTGTAAATGAAAAATGACTTACAACGATGCTTTTACCAAAGGGCTTTTTTCCGTCACCAAAGGCAATTTTCGTTGTTGTATAGTTTTCTGTCGCATCAAGGCCATCAGACCATGTATATTTCCCCATGTTATCATAAGTTGCGACTAAAGTAAGAGACGTGCTTGCCTTATAGGTGATACATAGTCCACCCCAATCAGAGATGTCGTGGAGTTCTCCATCAGAAGATATATTTGCTTCCATATTTCCTATGAAATTCGAACCAGATATTTCTCCGACCGAGCATTCAACTCCATCATCATCTTGCCAGCATCCCCAATTCAAGTTTTGTTTTTCGCCCCAACTTGAGTTGTACAACACATTTCCTTCACAAGTTGATTGTACTTCAATCTTCATGGTGTCGCAGGTGATTGTATCCTTGATACCATTGTAGTATTCAATATAGGCTACAGGAGTATAACTGCGTCCTTGTTCATTCAGTTCCAGAGTTGCCATGTTGTTTTCTGTTTCATCGCCAACGGCATCCTTCCAGGTTACTGTAACCAGAGAATCAGGCAACTTTCCAGACATTCCGTTGAGGGTTATAGATTGAACATTACCATAAGCGATTTCGCTTGCGGCGGTTTCGTAGACGCAACTTTGATAGCGATAGAGAGCCGTTCCTGTAGGGCATTCAATATTTTGATAAACCCCGTCATCAAGAGTGATTCTTAAATTACGACCATAATACTGCGTACCTTCATCCTCAACAATGAGGGAATCCGTGACTGTTCTTGACGTGGTGTCTCTTTGGAACCATACAAATGTCGGGTTCAGGGTATTAACTACTTCATTGTACAAGAACGAGTATGTAAAGTTCCATCTGAGAGTATCACCCATCAAGACATGTTCTTTTTCGATGTTACAGCTCTTAATAATGTTATCCGTAAAATATGGATCATCGGAATTTTTCATTGCCGAGTATTCGCCAATTTCAAGAAGTTCAAATGCACCCTCCAGAGCACCATCAGTACTATTCAGGGTAAAGGATGTCTTGATTTTTTCAGCATTAACAGATCCATCCTTATTATCCACAATGGATTTGCCTTCATTATCAAGGAAGCTTCCAAACTCGAAGCACCTTATATGGAACTTGGTGGGATCAGAGGGAAGTACCGCAGAATATTCACCATTTTCGTTTTCAATGGTCAATCGGGCTGTTATGGGATTCTCTATAGCAACCTTGTTCCAATTATTTTTCCAATTATAGTTTACACAGATTCCTTGCCAGTCTGTAATGTCCTGACTGGTCTTATCTCCCTTAAGATAGAAGAACATCTCAGGATTGTTATTAGTATAAACGGTGGTGTAAATATATCCTTGTTTATTGACACATTCTTTAGCAGTTAAATTGTCTTCTCCGAATCCAAACTTGCCGTTGGATTCCCATTCGCTGGTGATGGTGTCGCCGTCAAACCACATGAAGATATCATCTTTTGTATTAGCATTCCAGCCAAATTTGAAGTAGCCATTTGTAGTATTTCTTACAAATTCCGGAGGCGTGGGAAGGGTTATAGAAGAAGAACATTCATTTAAGCTACCAAAGGTAATCAGGTTAAAGTAGGCGTTCTGGCGCTCGGTCGTCTTGATTACAAAATCGACTTGAGTCAAAGAGCCAACCAGTAACAAGATCTGCTCCAAATCGGTGTTACCCAAGGTATACGTAAACTTGCTGTACTGATCAGTAGACGTAGTTTTAGGCATGTCAATATCGACATATTTATCATCGAGTCCATGCAGTCGCAGATAAGCCCTTGCGGTACTGACATAATCAACACAAACACCTTCCAAATTGATAATGTCAATAGACTTTTCCATTTTGACAGAAACCAGAACAGAATCCTTTGTATTCGGATAGATTTCGCCGCAAATACCACCACAGGATTGAATGATATCGTCTAGTTTTTCGTTGGCGTCATAACCCACATAATCCTCAGGAACCATCCACATGTCATTGTAGTTTCCAGCCAGTTTCCATTTCCAAGTGTATTTGTCATAGAAGAATGAGCTTCCATTTTGTGCGTTCCATACAAAGCGAGGAGCACTGGATTCATCTGCGCTGGACTTCGGTTCAACACTAGCGCTGGATGCAGGCTTCACGGAATTACTGGACTTAGGCGCAACACTTGCACTAGAGGCGGGTTTTACAGATCCACTGGACTTCGGCTTAACGATTTCGCTGGAATCGACATCGGCAGATTCGCTGGAGTTTTCCTGAACGTCATCACTTGATTTCAGGTAAGAGGAACCATCGCTATAGAATCCCAGGGCAACAATGTTGAAACTGAATTTTTCGTCAGAGTCTCCTGCAAAGGAAACCATGATGGCATTGGCTTCGCCCATAAACTTGTTGAAATCGGATTCACCGAAGATATATTCCAGGGAACTGAACGGAACCAGTGTTCCGCGGACCAAAGTATCGTTGGCGAAGTTCTTAAATTCACAGCAGTATTCAGATATAACGGAACCGTTATCATCCAAGTGTAGCAGGCAGATATTTGTGGAGGCGTAGGTGCTGCCAAGAGCAAGAGCGATTCCACTGTAACTGGATTCGTCGCTCAGGTCCACTGATTCAAAACGGAATGCGACACCTGCTTCGGCATAGCCATCTGCATTGTACAAGGAACCTGCAAGGCCCCCACTTCTAGAGACAATTGAACTGATGTCGTCTAGAGAGTTTGTGGCGAAGTTGTTGCCCGATTCATCTTTAGCGTGGAAAATAATGCTGCTTTTATCGTTAGCAATTATAAAAGGGCTGAATCCAGATGAGGTTGTTTCAGAAATGTAATCGTCAGCATAACCCTGCCAAACAAGATAGGCCGATTCAAAATCGTAGGTGGGAATCTCCGTATTACCTTCGGGAGTTATGACTCCGTATGTTCCCTTGTGTTCTTCCTTGAATTCTTCGGCGTAGTCAGTACAGGCAGTGGTGTTCAGCAAAAAGCCCAAAGAAAAAAGGGCAGACAGGCGAGTTGCAAATTTCATGTTATTCTTCATTTTTCAGCCCCTTAGAACAAGAATGTTACACCAACGGCAACAAGGCCTGCGGCGGCGATTCCGATACCGACGGTTCGCATGGTTTGAGCAGATTCAATCTTATCTAACTGATCATTATACTCTTCGTGGCTACTGATGCTCTTTTCACGTTCAGTCTTAGCCTTGTTGTTGAAGACGGCAGCCATAACGCCACCGCCAACAGCGACGGCGCCAGAAATGGCCAGGGGTACCCAGTGGACCTTGAAGCTGGACTTTTTCTGTTCGTTCTTTGCGTCCTTGGCGGCTTCGGCAGCCTGAGCCTGTTTCTGTTCTTCGATGCGGACCTTTTCTTCGGCGGCCTGCTTTTCAAGATTCTTGTCAGAGGAATCCTTGGCAGGTTCGGCGACGGCAGTGGTGGAGTCGGGGAGAGGCTTGACCACGGGAGCAGGAAGGATAGAATCACCTACGGTTGCAGTCGAAACAATTTCACCCTTGGCAACGGCAGCGGTGGCGTTAGAATCCTGGGAACCCCAGCTCCAGCGGCCCATCAAATCCTTTTCTTGATAGGCAGCGGTAAATTCCACACGTCCCCTAAAATTTTGCATGGAACCGTCGGTTCCCAAGGGGAGTTCTACCTTGCGACGGGGCATGTTTACAAACAGGTGGCTGAACTTACGACCCATGGGGAGGGCTTCTACGCTAAACAGCTTGGCTCCGCTCAAATAGTAAGCGCCAGAAACCGGACGTTTCAAATCAAGATAGAAGTCCAACAGGTCCGGTTCCAACACAATGCGCACATTGGCAGAACTGTTACTCAGGGAATCGTTAATTTTCAAGACAGATTCAATAAAGAGGGGTGCGAACTCGCCACCGCCCTTACGCATGACGATGTCACCACATTTTTCAAGCCAGCGTTCCATAATGTTCTGCTGGGACTTCATACGGTCGGCATCAAAGTACAGGTTGAAGTTATAGGTGGCGTCAAAGGCACCGTCAAAACTTAGGGGTTCAAGGTCTACGGAACCATTCAACTTTAACAACTGTTCCTTGGAAACCAGGATTCCGCCCAAGGCCGTAGCGCAGGTTTTGATCTGTTCGGTACGTTCTGCCAGGGAATTGCCCATCTTCATGGCACCCAGCCGCAGTTCACCGGTAAGTTCCATGTACTTGGTTTCGAATTCGGGGAGTTCAACGGCATAGAAGTGACTACAGGCGTCGTCCAGCACATCGTTGATAGAAATCATGGAGCACTGGTCGTTCATCTTGGCGATCTTGTTGGCTTCTTCCCACAAGGCGTCCAGTTCCGGGTTGCCCTGGCCCAGTCCCTGTTTCAAGGATTCCAAGTCTTTCTGAATGGCCTGAAAC
Coding sequences:
- a CDS encoding YkgJ family cysteine cluster protein gives rise to the protein MDSYREYLPTKAFRIAEMRLATLLRAENDRLDALAQSLGRECAIGPDNLAQELPNIIKFTDEYHDLYMKYLDAVLPQQPRPIQCRPACGNCCHHYPMSVEPFELVFLYANLRKRDDLLNILEACQLRSSMFEDFYEKRKAEDQATLPMNADPAKVTELDEFDDRAEDLALHDYFSAWKPCPFSNPVGDCMAYKIRPVSCRMYFSETDPQFCTPEHLQKPENDSYIVYLPDSIEDAVYRVSEHYALLDLPESYFGGLLAVNKYEGVMSNTDGGEVVG